The following coding sequences are from one Virgibacillus necropolis window:
- a CDS encoding nucleotide sugar dehydrogenase, with product MSMFSKIKDKEEKVSVIGLGYVGFPLAIELAKKYDVVGFDTNIEKIEAYKKGIDVTQEVGDEAAKESTILLTNNQKELKNCRFHIVSVPTPINSDKTPNLTPIIEASKTVAKNLSKGSIVVYESTVYPGTTEEICIPILEEYSGLQFSEDFKVGYSPERINPGDKVNTLTKIKKIVSGSDEESLKVIFEVYDSIIEAGIHKAPTIKVAEAAKVIENSQRDINIAFMNELSMVFNKMNINTNDVLEAAGTKWNFLKFQPGLVGGHCIGVDPYYFTYKAEQLGYHSQIILSGRKINDEMGKYIATNVIKQIIQSGQPVKGSKVAIFGITFKENVSDVRNTKVIDIVEELKDYGVNVLVHDPIANNIEVKAQYKIDLVDKEDVTKVNAVVLAVPHKEFYSYYTSDYFDGLYAENRVLVDVKGVLNKLQFESRGYSYWSL from the coding sequence ATGAGTATGTTTTCAAAAATAAAAGATAAAGAAGAAAAGGTTTCTGTGATTGGGTTAGGTTATGTTGGCTTTCCATTAGCCATAGAACTCGCAAAAAAGTATGATGTTGTTGGATTTGATACAAATATAGAGAAAATAGAGGCTTACAAAAAGGGGATAGATGTTACACAAGAAGTTGGTGACGAAGCGGCGAAAGAATCTACAATTCTCTTGACTAACAATCAGAAAGAATTAAAAAATTGTAGATTTCATATTGTTTCTGTGCCTACTCCAATAAACTCTGACAAAACACCAAATTTAACGCCAATAATAGAAGCGAGTAAGACTGTGGCAAAAAATCTTTCTAAGGGATCGATTGTGGTTTATGAATCAACGGTATACCCTGGAACCACGGAAGAAATATGTATTCCTATTCTTGAGGAATATTCAGGCTTACAGTTTAGTGAAGATTTCAAAGTGGGTTACTCACCAGAAAGAATTAATCCAGGAGATAAAGTAAACACATTAACTAAAATAAAGAAGATTGTTTCTGGATCAGACGAAGAATCACTTAAAGTAATCTTTGAAGTATATGATTCTATTATTGAAGCGGGGATACATAAAGCCCCAACTATTAAGGTAGCAGAAGCAGCAAAAGTAATAGAAAACTCACAAAGAGATATTAATATTGCATTTATGAATGAGCTTTCCATGGTATTTAATAAAATGAATATAAATACAAATGATGTTTTGGAAGCTGCTGGAACAAAATGGAATTTCCTTAAATTTCAACCTGGTTTAGTAGGAGGGCATTGTATTGGGGTTGATCCTTACTACTTCACCTATAAAGCTGAGCAATTAGGTTATCATTCTCAGATTATACTGTCTGGAAGAAAAATAAACGATGAAATGGGAAAATACATTGCTACTAATGTTATAAAACAAATTATTCAATCTGGTCAACCAGTTAAAGGGTCAAAAGTTGCTATATTTGGTATTACTTTTAAAGAAAATGTATCGGATGTAAGAAATACAAAGGTAATAGATATTGTAGAGGAGCTTAAAGATTATGGAGTAAATGTTCTGGTACATGATCCTATCGCAAATAATATTGAGGTAAAAGCTCAATATAAAATAGACTTAGTTGATAAAGAAGATGTTACTAAAGTGAATGCTGTGGTTTTAGCGGTTCCTCATAAAGAGTTTTATAGCTATTATACTTCCGATTATTTTGATGGTCTTTATGCTGAAAATAGAGTCCTGGTTGATGTTAAAGGTGTTTTGAATAAGTTACAATTTGAATCAAGAGGTTATTCATACTGGAGTTTATAG
- a CDS encoding glycosyltransferase family 4 protein, protein MKKVLYLHQYFQTNSSSGGTRSYEFAKYLSDNNNDINIITGTEQSTDENNDNFTVISTNTKYNNKMSKWRRILSFVSYIIKAIIKGLQLKNLDIIYATSTPLTIGFPAVFLSKVKRKKLLFEVRDVWPDVPIELGYINNKVIIKALKRFELWIYKNSDHIIVLSTGMRSNLINKGVSPNKITVIENFSNLYLYDKEELEFSNFDIDNKFTCIHPGTMGHVNGLDFILDVAKKVNEIDKEIVFLLIGEGNRKPHLINRVENENISNVKIKDALPKNEIVNIIKQSDIGIMSVDNKYKILEDNSANKFFDFLASGLPILINYGGWQKDILENKKAGRSDITPESMANSILEIKHNIYLKKEIGNNSRLLAEEKFSDLIAKEKLLNIINEI, encoded by the coding sequence ATGAAAAAAGTACTTTATCTACACCAATATTTTCAAACTAATTCATCTAGTGGCGGGACTAGATCATATGAATTTGCGAAGTATTTGTCTGATAACAATAATGATATAAATATAATTACCGGAACAGAACAAAGTACAGATGAAAATAATGATAACTTTACTGTGATTTCTACAAATACGAAATACAATAATAAGATGTCTAAATGGAGAAGAATCTTATCATTTGTTAGTTATATTATTAAGGCAATAATAAAGGGGCTTCAATTAAAAAACTTAGATATTATATATGCAACATCTACTCCCCTTACAATAGGTTTCCCAGCCGTTTTTTTATCAAAAGTTAAACGAAAGAAATTACTGTTCGAGGTACGGGACGTTTGGCCGGATGTACCAATTGAACTAGGTTATATTAATAATAAGGTTATTATAAAAGCTTTAAAAAGATTTGAATTATGGATTTATAAAAATTCTGATCATATCATTGTGTTGTCAACTGGAATGAGAAGTAATTTAATTAATAAAGGAGTAAGTCCAAATAAAATTACTGTAATAGAAAATTTTTCAAATCTATATCTATACGACAAGGAAGAACTAGAGTTTAGTAATTTTGATATAGATAATAAATTTACATGTATACATCCAGGAACAATGGGCCATGTTAATGGACTTGATTTTATTTTAGATGTGGCTAAAAAGGTTAATGAAATTGACAAAGAAATCGTTTTTTTACTAATAGGGGAAGGTAATAGAAAACCACATTTAATAAATAGAGTAGAAAATGAAAATATCTCTAATGTAAAAATAAAGGATGCACTACCAAAAAATGAGATAGTAAACATTATAAAACAATCTGATATAGGAATTATGAGCGTAGATAATAAATATAAAATTTTAGAAGATAACAGTGCTAATAAATTCTTTGACTTTCTAGCATCAGGGCTACCTATATTAATAAACTATGGTGGATGGCAAAAAGACATCTTAGAAAATAAAAAAGCCGGGAGATCCGATATAACACCAGAATCTATGGCAAATTCAATCTTAGAGATAAAACATAATATTTATTTAAAAAAGGAAATAGGTAATAATTCTAGATTGTTAGCAGAAGAAAAGTTCTCAGATTTAATAGCTAAAGAAAAATTATTAAATATTATTAATGAAATATAA